From one Mycosarcoma maydis chromosome 17, whole genome shotgun sequence genomic stretch:
- a CDS encoding uncharacterized protein (related to cellulase), which produces MKLPLCTLLGFVAGTIQAALAASSPTRRGAWPHGPFATDGNQIKNADGQPVIFIGTNWPGSGETMLPEGIEFRSIADIVGMMKYVGYNFVRHTYAIQMIDQIYENNGADITVQSALLYALGETNGTRIMDMIHQNNPEITNSTTRLQVLGMIAEEENKQGMLMHLDNHISRAIWCCSHDDGNAWFDDLDFDVNKWHRGLRYMANWAKNHTNIVSMSLRNELRKSAIEPNLEYNWKTWWGNISEAAEIIHSTNPDLLITISGLDYDIDLSALTGQTNLLDAPYVNKDMDNITNAESMPAMYADIESTKFGKAKKAVLELHAYKMSTYYQDHLEDCGAIQAGLYRFGFNALGKSARPQACSNSAGFSDPYSCPDAKVLLPVLLTEFGDAQDSGYANVTMQKCLRDFTTRNKIGWAHWALAGSYRIRQNVGFFNDTWGLTNPTWTEYQSKDTVDNYFRPWIQDMGQTNLEV; this is translated from the coding sequence ATGAAGCTCCCTCTCTGCAcgctgcttggcttcgtAGCAGGAACAATCCAAGCAGCTTTAGCTGCGTCGTCACCTACCCGTCGAGGTGCATGGCCTCATGGTCCCTTTGCCACCGACGGTAATCAGATCAAAAATGCCGACGGCCAACCAGTCATCTTTATCGGCACCAACTGGCCAGGCTCAGGTGAGACCATGCTCCCAGAGGGCATCGAATTTCGATCAATCGCTGACATTGTTGGTATGATGAAGTACGTTGGATATAACTTTGTTCGTCATACGTATGCGATCCAGATGATCGACCAGATCTACGAAAACAACGGTGCTGATATCACTGTGCAGTCTGCTCTGCTCTACGCTCTTGGCGAAACCAATGGTACTCGGATCATGGACATGATACACCAGAACAACCCCGAGATCACCAACAGTACTACGAGGCTCCAAGTGCTTGGAATGATTGCAGAAGAGGAAAACAAGCAAGGAATGCTGATGCATCTCGACAATCACATTAGTCGAGCCATCTGGTGCTGCAGTCACGACGATGGCAATGCTTGGTTCGATGATCTGGACTTTGACGTGAACAAATGGCACCGCGGGCTTCGCTATATGGCCAACTGGGCCAAGAATCACACCAACATTGTCTCCATGTCACTGCGTAACGAACTGCGCAAGTCAGCGATCGAGCCGAATCTCGAGTACAACTGGAAGACGTGGTGGGGCAACATTTCCGAAGCTGCGGAAATCATCCACTCGACCAACCCTGACTTGCTCATCACGATCAGCGGTTTAGACTACGACATTGACCTTTCAGCACTCACTGGCCAAACCAACCTTCTCGATGCTCCTTATGTCAACAAGGATATGGACAACATCACAAACGCCGAGTCGATGCCTGCCATGTACGCTGATATTGAGAGCACCAAGTTCGGCAAGGCCAAAAAAGCGGTCCTCGAACTACACGCTTACAAGATGTCGACCTATTACCAAGACCACCTTGAAGACTGCGGAGCTATTCAAGCGGGTCTCTACAGGTTTGGCTTCAATGCGCTCGGCAAATCCGCACGCCCTCAAGCTTGTAGCAACTCTGCTGGTTTCTCTGACCCGTACAGCTGCCCTGATGCAAAGGTGTTGCTGCCTGTGCTCTTGACCGAGTTTGGCGATGCCCAAGATTCGGGTTATGCGAATGTGACTATGCAAAAGTGCCTTCGCGACTTTACCACGAGGAACAAGATAGGCTGGGCACACTGGGCGTTGGCAGGGAGCTACCGTATTCGTCAGAATGTTGGCTTCTTCAACGACACTTGGGGCCTAACCAACCCGACTTGGACCGAGTACCAGAGCAAGGATACCGTTGACAACTATTTTCGTCCTTGGATCCAGGATATGGGTCAAACCAACCTCGAAGTGTGA